Within Calditrichota bacterium, the genomic segment GCACGGACGGCTCCGAGCCCCCCGCCTCTCGCCCCTCCATGCGCCGACGATGCTTGCGCAAGGCCTGCGCCGTTCACCGACAGCATCGAGAGCAGGTCCCCTGCGTGTGCCCCCCTCCTTCGGCGAGTGGCGGGGCTTCGGCACACCGGTGCACCCCTGCATTCCACTTGCGGAACTTGGCGAGTTCCCAGCGTAGGACCCCGAAAACAGAAACGGCAAGAGAGCGTCTGCGAGCCGCGCGGGAGATGGCCCACTCCTCTCCCGCGCACACCTCAGGCAAGGAGGGCGAGGACAAAGCAGAGCAAGGTCAGCACCACGGTGGCGGCCGCTGCAAGTTGCAGCCCTAACGAACCACGCCGCGCGCCATAGCCGAGGAGCTGGGCAAGGAAAAACCCACTGGCAAAGCCCACCAGATGGGCCACATTGTTCACCCCAGGCATCATGAAGCCCATGGCCAGCAACACTACTGCCCAGAGCAAGAGCTGGCGGGACAAGAGCGACCCCATGAGTCCCCCGTGCATGCGGCCGTAACTGATCAGCGCGCCCATGAGCCCAAAGATGGCCCCCGAAGCACCGATGGTGAAGCCCACCCCCAAGAGTCCAGAGAGAAGCATGCCGGCGGCGCCGGAGAGTGTAAAGATCAGCAACAAGCGGGGCGTGCCGAAAAGTTCCTCGACAGCGGGTCCTAACTGCCGGATCCACAGCACATTGAAAAGCAGATGCAAGAGGTTGCCATGCAGATAGATGGCAGTGATGAGCGTCCACCACTTCCCTGCAAAGAGCGCCGCCGCGCCGGTCATGCCCAGTCGCGCCAAACTCCACATGCTCGGCGCCAGCAGGCCAGTCACGCCGTGCGGCTGCGCCACCGCCCG encodes:
- a CDS encoding rhomboid family intramembrane serine protease produces the protein MAKQGEKHAILCPACGKLVSAEAEVCIHCGYRRPGRRGITSVVRRLAGRGVRAVPVLIALCVVLYVVSLLLDLRAVAQPHGVTGLLAPSMWSLARLGMTGAAALFAGKWWTLITAIYLHGNLLHLLFNVLWIRQLGPAVEELFGTPRLLLIFTLSGAAGMLLSGLLGVGFTIGASGAIFGLMGALISYGRMHGGLMGSLLSRQLLLWAVVLLAMGFMMPGVNNVAHLVGFASGFFLAQLLGYGARRGSLGLQLAAAATVVLTLLCFVLALLA